From a region of the Chrysemys picta bellii isolate R12L10 chromosome 7, ASM1138683v2, whole genome shotgun sequence genome:
- the LSMEM2 gene encoding leucine-rich single-pass membrane protein 2, translating to MPREAGEDTAVKSDTSSPREPIDLNGNDLAEINLHSVESISDLYWVSGGHKAAEGNSPSQSTTPQTPQAHSTKRRVAGSALLPTLRAVRTTPICPCFRPACCRTALFALLGALVLASLALATLAVYLSVLQSESLRVLSQWLEAQEESVRQMRATSLQLWKRLNISEAGDQM from the exons ACACTGCGGTGAAGTCagacacctcctcccccagggagcCCATCGACCTCAATGGCAACGACCTGGCGGAGATCAACCTGCACTCGGTGGAGTCCATCAGTGACCTGTACTGGGTGTCTGGTGGCCACAAGGCTGCGGAGG GGAACAGCCCGTCTCAGTCCACCACCCCACAGACCCCTCAGGCCCACTCCACCAAGCGTCGTGTGGCTGGATCAGCCCTCCTGCCGACATTGCGAGCCGTCCGCAccacccccatctgcccctgCTTCCGCCCTGCCTGCTGCCGCACAGCCCTCTTCGCCCTCCTCGGGGCCCTGGTGCTGGCCAGCCTTGCCCTCGCCACGCTGGCCGTGTACCTGAGCG tgctgcagAGTGAGTCGCTGCGGGTCCTGTCCCAGTGGCTGGAGGCCCAGGAGGAGTCTGTGCGGCAGATGAGGGCCACAAGCCTGCAGCTATGGAAGCGGTTGAATATCAGTGAGGCCGGGGACCAGATGTGA